A stretch of Salvelinus alpinus chromosome 4, SLU_Salpinus.1, whole genome shotgun sequence DNA encodes these proteins:
- the LOC139574199 gene encoding uncharacterized protein isoform X2: MHLYILVSALLSIPVSLAFSLGWNEDLQIVCSGREFRLPVYSGSRIVTFTPSYPPGPRRVLLENNNLKDPRFEWTKDRTLLLNDIAHRDQGLYSIKLSSGFTYETVRLTVSECIKTFRLGYGETFQHNIPKYGSVLEFSPRGSPSDSQTVLLWNRMDPETSEVGRGRLGSSGRVWVAERVTQADQGNYTLRDENGKVISRSKLIVNGHNFNVTRFFKESLNLPLFLPVPHVHLIFTPSLHLSNPSNVPLESRYSRPVQLIRDGQIVDQDPRYWGLLSLGRNGTVNEVVITRLSAKHDGMYEIRDQGGNLVSSTILHVVDKTARWRAVLKSISVPSGMFVTLAGFILFMKRYPNCSLTMIIHGLRGHHTPASNLNVQDYSPPSLQPSGIHSHSKQIVTPKIWSPRPTHSGYIPVMDSAPQPSPEPVRTARQQETARLRVDTATTHTPSEEETADGEREISFSIAGTSDCLHSSEDCFQFQIKKEGDKESKAKNYFSTLPLDTDTLETCSVYTSEKLNFL, translated from the exons ATGCACCTCTATATCCTAGTGAGTGCCCTTCTCAGCATTCCTGTCTCTTTGG ctTTCTCTTTGG GTTGGAATGAAGACTTACAGATAGTGTGTTCTGGTCGAGAGTTCCGCCTGCCGGTCTACTCAGGGTCAAGAATCGTGACCTTTACCCCCAGCTACCCTCCAGGACCAAGAAGAGTGCTTCTGGAGAACAACAat TTGAAGGACCCGCGGTTTGAGTGGACGAAAGATAGGACATTGCTGCTGAATGACATCGCACACCGTGACCAGGGGCTCTACTCTATCAAACTGTCCTCTGGATTCACCTATGAGACCGTTCGCCTCACTGTCTCAG AATGTATAAAAACCTTCCGTTTGGGCTATGGGGAAACCTTTCAGCACAACATCCCTAAATATGGCTCCGTGTTGGAGTTCTCTCCCCGGGGCTCCCCTTCTGACTCCCAGACGGTATTACTGTGGAACCGGATGGACCCTGAGACCAGCGAGGTGGGCCGGGGGAGGCTAGGGTCAagtgggagggtctgggtggcagAGAGGGTGACCCAGGCAGACCAGGGAAACTACACCCTCCGAGACGAGAATGGGAAAGTAATCTCCCGCAGCAAATTGATTGTCAATG GGCACAACTTCAATGTCACCCGCTTCTTCAAGGAGTCTCTAAACCTTCCCCTTTTTCTCCCTGTCCCTCATGTCCACCTCATTTTTACCCCGTCCCTGCACCTCTCCAACCCCTCCAACGTGCCCCTTGAGTCCCGGTACTCTCGCCCCGTACAGCTGATCAGAGATGGCCAGATTGTGGACCAGGACCCCCGGTACTGGGGCCTCCTCTCTCTGGGGAGAAACGGGACTGTCAACGAGGTGGTCATCACCAGGCTGAGTgcaaagcatgatgggatgtatGAGATCCGAGATCAGGGCGGCAACCTGGTGTCGTCCACCATTCTCCATGTGGTCG atAAGACTGCTAGATGGAGAGCAGTTCTCAAGTCCATCAGCGTTCCTTCTGGCATGTTTGTGACTTTGGCTGGTTTCATCCTATTTATGAAGCGCTACCCTAACTGCAGCCTCACAATGATAATCCACGGCCTAAGAGGTCACCATACACCGGCATCTAACCTCAATGTCCAG GACTACAGTCCACCCAGCCTCCAGCCCTCTGGCATTCACAGTCATTCAAAGCAGATTGTAACACCAAAAATATGGAGCCCCAGACCTACACATTCG GGTTACATTCCTGTCATGGACAGTGCACCACAGCCCTCCCCTGAGCCAGTGAGGACAGCGAGACAACAGGAGACAGCTAGACTTAGAGTTGATACTGCCACTACTCACACTCCTAGTGAAGAG gaGACTgctgacggagagagggagatctcCTTTTCCATCGCTGGCACCTCAGACTGCCTCCACTCATCTGAAGACTGCTTTCAGTTCCAGATCAAGAaagagggagacaaggagagcaAAGCAAAAAACTACTTCTCCACACTTCCACTGGACACAGATACCTTGGAGACTTGCAGCGTCTACACTTCTGAAAAACTCAACTTCTTATAG
- the LOC139574199 gene encoding uncharacterized protein isoform X1, with amino-acid sequence MSSSLLLSHKKSHMDVKNSVFSFDSVWPCPPPSSHNSLNLSLSFSGWNEDLQIVCSGREFRLPVYSGSRIVTFTPSYPPGPRRVLLENNNLKDPRFEWTKDRTLLLNDIAHRDQGLYSIKLSSGFTYETVRLTVSECIKTFRLGYGETFQHNIPKYGSVLEFSPRGSPSDSQTVLLWNRMDPETSEVGRGRLGSSGRVWVAERVTQADQGNYTLRDENGKVISRSKLIVNGHNFNVTRFFKESLNLPLFLPVPHVHLIFTPSLHLSNPSNVPLESRYSRPVQLIRDGQIVDQDPRYWGLLSLGRNGTVNEVVITRLSAKHDGMYEIRDQGGNLVSSTILHVVDKTARWRAVLKSISVPSGMFVTLAGFILFMKRYPNCSLTMIIHGLRGHHTPASNLNVQDYSPPSLQPSGIHSHSKQIVTPKIWSPRPTHSGYIPVMDSAPQPSPEPVRTARQQETARLRVDTATTHTPSEEETADGEREISFSIAGTSDCLHSSEDCFQFQIKKEGDKESKAKNYFSTLPLDTDTLETCSVYTSEKLNFL; translated from the exons ATGTCGTCGTCGTTGTTGTTGTCTCACAAAAAGTCACACATGGATGTGAAAAATTCTGTATTTTCTTTTGATAGTGTCTGGCcatgtcctcctccctcctcccataACTCACTCAATTTGTCCCTCTCTTTTTCAGGTTGGAATGAAGACTTACAGATAGTGTGTTCTGGTCGAGAGTTCCGCCTGCCGGTCTACTCAGGGTCAAGAATCGTGACCTTTACCCCCAGCTACCCTCCAGGACCAAGAAGAGTGCTTCTGGAGAACAACAat TTGAAGGACCCGCGGTTTGAGTGGACGAAAGATAGGACATTGCTGCTGAATGACATCGCACACCGTGACCAGGGGCTCTACTCTATCAAACTGTCCTCTGGATTCACCTATGAGACCGTTCGCCTCACTGTCTCAG AATGTATAAAAACCTTCCGTTTGGGCTATGGGGAAACCTTTCAGCACAACATCCCTAAATATGGCTCCGTGTTGGAGTTCTCTCCCCGGGGCTCCCCTTCTGACTCCCAGACGGTATTACTGTGGAACCGGATGGACCCTGAGACCAGCGAGGTGGGCCGGGGGAGGCTAGGGTCAagtgggagggtctgggtggcagAGAGGGTGACCCAGGCAGACCAGGGAAACTACACCCTCCGAGACGAGAATGGGAAAGTAATCTCCCGCAGCAAATTGATTGTCAATG GGCACAACTTCAATGTCACCCGCTTCTTCAAGGAGTCTCTAAACCTTCCCCTTTTTCTCCCTGTCCCTCATGTCCACCTCATTTTTACCCCGTCCCTGCACCTCTCCAACCCCTCCAACGTGCCCCTTGAGTCCCGGTACTCTCGCCCCGTACAGCTGATCAGAGATGGCCAGATTGTGGACCAGGACCCCCGGTACTGGGGCCTCCTCTCTCTGGGGAGAAACGGGACTGTCAACGAGGTGGTCATCACCAGGCTGAGTgcaaagcatgatgggatgtatGAGATCCGAGATCAGGGCGGCAACCTGGTGTCGTCCACCATTCTCCATGTGGTCG atAAGACTGCTAGATGGAGAGCAGTTCTCAAGTCCATCAGCGTTCCTTCTGGCATGTTTGTGACTTTGGCTGGTTTCATCCTATTTATGAAGCGCTACCCTAACTGCAGCCTCACAATGATAATCCACGGCCTAAGAGGTCACCATACACCGGCATCTAACCTCAATGTCCAG GACTACAGTCCACCCAGCCTCCAGCCCTCTGGCATTCACAGTCATTCAAAGCAGATTGTAACACCAAAAATATGGAGCCCCAGACCTACACATTCG GGTTACATTCCTGTCATGGACAGTGCACCACAGCCCTCCCCTGAGCCAGTGAGGACAGCGAGACAACAGGAGACAGCTAGACTTAGAGTTGATACTGCCACTACTCACACTCCTAGTGAAGAG gaGACTgctgacggagagagggagatctcCTTTTCCATCGCTGGCACCTCAGACTGCCTCCACTCATCTGAAGACTGCTTTCAGTTCCAGATCAAGAaagagggagacaaggagagcaAAGCAAAAAACTACTTCTCCACACTTCCACTGGACACAGATACCTTGGAGACTTGCAGCGTCTACACTTCTGAAAAACTCAACTTCTTATAG
- the LOC139574201 gene encoding ubiquitin-conjugating enzyme E2 D2-like isoform X1 yields MALKRIHKELNDLARDPPAQCSAGPVGDDMFHWQATIMGPNDSPYQGGVFFLTIHFPTDYPFKPPKLAFTTRIYHPNINSNGSICLDILRSQWSPALTISKVLLSICSLLCDPNPDDPLVPEIARIYKTDTEKYNRLAREWTDKYAML; encoded by the exons ATGGCCTTAAAACGAATTCACAAG GAGCTGAACGACCTGGCCAGGGACCCTCCTGCACAGTGTTCCGCCGGCCCTGTTGGAGATGACA TGTTTCATTGGCAAGCTACAATTATGGGGCCT AATGACAGTCCATACCAAGGTGGCGTTTTTTTCCTGACCATTCATTTCCCCACAGACTACCCCTTCAAGCCACCTAAG CTAGCATTCACCACAAGAATTTATCACCCAAATATTAACAGTAACGGCAGCATCTGCCTGGATATTTTGAGATCACAGTGGTCTCCAGCATTAACTATCTCTAAAG TACTTTTGTCCATTTGTTCTCTCTTATGTGACCCCAACCCTGACGACCCGTTAGTGCCAGAAATCGCCCGTATCTACAAAACAGATACTGAAAA GTATAATAGACTAGCGAGAGAATGGACAGACAAGTACGCTATGCTTTAG
- the LOC139574201 gene encoding ubiquitin-conjugating enzyme E2 D2-like isoform X2, whose product MALKRIHKELNDLARDPPAQCSAGPVGDDMFHWQATIMGPNDSPYQGGVFFLTIHFPTDYPFKPPKLAFTTRIYHPNINSNGSICLDILRSQWSPALTISKVLLSICSLLCDPNPDDPLVPEIARIYKTDTEKYNRIAREWTQKYAM is encoded by the exons ATGGCCTTAAAACGAATTCACAAG GAGCTGAACGACCTGGCCAGGGACCCTCCTGCACAGTGTTCCGCCGGCCCTGTTGGAGATGACA TGTTTCATTGGCAAGCTACAATTATGGGGCCT AATGACAGTCCATACCAAGGTGGCGTTTTTTTCCTGACCATTCATTTCCCCACAGACTACCCCTTCAAGCCACCTAAG CTAGCATTCACCACAAGAATTTATCACCCAAATATTAACAGTAACGGCAGCATCTGCCTGGATATTTTGAGATCACAGTGGTCTCCAGCATTAACTATCTCTAAAG TACTTTTGTCCATTTGTTCTCTCTTATGTGACCCCAACCCTGACGACCCGTTAGTGCCAGAAATCGCCCGTATCTACAAAACAGATACTGAAAA